In Marinobacter sp. M3C, the genomic stretch TCACGTTCAATTCAGAACCTGCTTGAACAGTCGCATAAAGCTTGCTTGGCCTATGTAAAATCGTCCCTGTACCAAAACAACGGTATCACCAACGGGTGCGCAACCATGTGTAACCAAATACACCGCTGCTGGCCCCGCTGCACTACCCGTTGCGATATCTTCGACACTGCCATCATTTTCCCAGGTACGTCCTTCGAAATCGTTTATTTCCAAGACGTAGACAAATTTGGCACCCACTGTTGCTAGCAAAGCCTCAAAGTCTGGAGCAACGATCCGGGCGTGTTCAAGATTGGAAACTGTAGGCACGATCAGGTACGGCCAGCAGCAAAGACCTATTTACCAACACTTAAACGCCAACGGTGGGTCAGTTTTAGATTGGCGATAAGTGGGTCAGCTTTAAACCGGCGTTGACAGGTTATGCCTCTGTTACTTTTTCTCGGGCATGGCGGACGAGTGATGGCTTGTGATTAGCCATTGCTTCCCATCCCAGCGGTATGTGTAGCTGTAGCGGCCACTGACAGCGGCTCCTGTTTTTGCGAAAGTGAATGTGTAGAGCCCAGCATCAACGGCAGTGTTGCAGCCTAGCTCAATGCTACGCAAATCAATCTTTCCTGAAGGGCGGTTTTCCAGAAAGTGGTGGAAATAGTCCTCTTTCTCTACTGGAGTGAGGCGCGGTTTGTTTGATACCGTAGGCAGAAGAATTGACCGCTCTGCGTAGTTTGCAACCACTTTGTGAGGATCGCCAGTTTGTAGTGATTGATTCCAACGATCAAACAATGCTGCGATCTCTCGCTCTGACGTGACTTTGCAGCTTTCTGTACGCGAGGCCTGCGCATTGTTTGGTGTGCCTTGGTTCGTGGCGCATCCGGCGAGCGCAACGGCTAAAACAAAAACACTAACTAACTTCATGGAAAAACTCCTTCTGGTGGGGTTGGGAAAATGAGGCATAACGCCAAGCGCACCGGTGACGTTAACGCAGCGAAGCGGAAACAAAGGCATCCGAGTGCCGCGCCTGGTTAAATTGCTATCGTTCACCTTCCAAGCCATGCCATACCCGAAGAGTAATGATGGCACTGGTATGAACCGAATATCGAACAACGTATTTTCCGAAAACCATATCTCGAATAGAGTCAGGTACCGGAGCCATTTCAACTGGCGTGCCGATTTTGGGGAAATCTGGCAGCAACTCAATTTTACCAACCAGCTCAATGGCTATCCTGACTGCCGCTGACGGGTTGTGGATCACAATGAATTCCCTGAGGCGCTTCAAATCTTCAATGGCTTCGTCCGTGTAAACCAGTTTCACTTACCCGACCTCGGTGCATCCTGCTCGCTTTCAGTTCCCCAACTATTGAGCCAGCCATGAACTTCGCTGGCATCAACCACCTTACCTTGGGCTGCAGATTCCATTGCTTCCAGAGTTTGCTTCCAACGCTCTTGCTCAAGCTGTTGCTTTGCTATGTATTCCGACAGTGCTTGGTTGATCACCCAGCCTTTGCTCCGGTGGAGCCTGCCAGCGATTGATTCCAGATGCTTTTCAACTTCTGCCTGAAGGCGAACTGTAGTGACACTCATGACCGTACTCTCAATATGATTGACTACAATGTATTACATCATAGTAGTCGAGGGTGCAGCAAAAAACATAACGCCGTGGCTTTGCGGCGTGCCGGAGCGCTAGCTCAGGCGCGCCCGACAACAGCCACTGGTTAAATGCTTGAATGCGCATTGGCGTGCGCATAAACTAAGCCCGTGCATTAAACAGCCACCTGGAGACTCTGATGGCCGAACTCTACAATGCAACCGCACCCAAAAAGGCAGCTAACCTCTCCATCAATAGCGATCTACTGCGCAAGACTCGGGAACTCAACATCAACCTGTCGGCTACTCTGGAGCGAGCCCTGAAAGAAGAGCTTTCC encodes the following:
- a CDS encoding SgcJ/EcaC family oxidoreductase, producing the protein MKLVSVFVLAVALAGCATNQGTPNNAQASRTESCKVTSEREIAALFDRWNQSLQTGDPHKVVANYAERSILLPTVSNKPRLTPVEKEDYFHHFLENRPSGKIDLRSIELGCNTAVDAGLYTFTFAKTGAAVSGRYSYTYRWDGKQWLITSHHSSAMPEKK
- a CDS encoding type II toxin-antitoxin system CcdA family antitoxin; this encodes MAELYNATAPKKAANLSINSDLLRKTRELNINLSATLERALKEELSKREAAQWVEENRAAIRNYNDFVEQHGCFGDEFREF
- a CDS encoding ribbon-helix-helix protein, CopG family encodes the protein MSVTTVRLQAEVEKHLESIAGRLHRSKGWVINQALSEYIAKQQLEQERWKQTLEAMESAAQGKVVDASEVHGWLNSWGTESEQDAPRSGK
- a CDS encoding type II toxin-antitoxin system RelE/ParE family toxin codes for the protein MKLVYTDEAIEDLKRLREFIVIHNPSAAVRIAIELVGKIELLPDFPKIGTPVEMAPVPDSIRDMVFGKYVVRYSVHTSAIITLRVWHGLEGER